The sequence gatttcgtgttggGCTTACCGAAAACTATCAAgaaacatgattccatattcGTGGTTGTGGACAGTTTTTTCAAAATGGCTCATTTCATTCCGTGCTTGAAAATGTCAGATGCCTCCAATGTGGCTAAGCTTTTCTTTGGGAAGGTAGTGCGTTTACATGGTCTatctaagaccatagtgtctgatcatgatgtacgctttatgagctatttttggaagacactatggcacacgATGGGAACAAGGCTTCAATTTTTATCTTCCTATCACCCTCAAAGGTCAACCTGAAGTTGTCAATAGGAGTCTTGCTAATCTGCTTAGAAGTCTTGTGGGTGATCACATCTGAACTTGAGATACCGTTTTGCCTATAGCCGAGTTAGCATACAATAGTTCCATCAATAGGTCCATtggcatgagtccatttgaggttgtgcatggctacaaacctaggaaacctGTAAATCTCATACCTATGTTTGTGTCACATAGGCCACACGAGTCCGCACATGAGTTTGCATATCACATACATGAGTTGCATAATGAAGTCAGGAAGCGAATTAATgtaagtaatgaaaaatacaaaatgtTTGCTGATTCTCATCGCAAGTTTCATGAATTCCAAGTAGGAGATAATGCCATGGTTTGCATGAAGCCTGAACGGTTCCCAAATGCAGAAATTGGGTCCTAATGCGTATGTAGTATAACTACCACCTACCATGGGAATTAGTcctacttttaatgtggaagatctagtacaATACAAGGGTCCTGCTACTTCACATTTTGATCCATCCACAGACCATGACCTAGTCCCAAATTCATGGCCTTTACCTAACCAATTATCCGAGCCATTACCACATTTACCTTCCTTGCATGCTCGAAGCAAACAGATAGAAGACATACTGGATACACAAGCAGTTTTCACTCGACATGGAGGATTTCAGAAATTCCTTGTCAAGCGGAAGCATAGGCCAATCTCCGACAGTACATGGATTACAGAGGACGAGCTACAGCATTTAGATCCAGACATTTTGGAGCGCTACAAGAGTTTTAGTCCACCAGAGGCGAACTCTTCTCAACCAAgaagagttgatgaggacatcacgtcacgtacacccttgTGTACATATCAGAGGAGGCAGGCCGCGccaatttccctgtggctaggcgagtacccgtgatcgtgctgaagacccatgtacatgtgcgagcatctggaagaccccacactgggaagatgcacatgggctactTTATGGAgtcatccagaccgttggatcggagggacgcgacgattgggccattgatcgttgatcgtctACATCAGTTTtaaactttatcatattttaagatttagttttttattattttatatttggatatattatgagtgttttagttgattttatttagaataAGGCTATCTTCGTTAAAATTCACAAGACggtgatttttgtaatttttgaaacttcttggaaaTATAAAAAGATGGGCGCgtgtgacctctctcccattggattttataattaaaagagagagagagagagagagagagagagaagcttttgctttcttctcccatcttcatgcaatttgaagatgcttccatgcgatttggaaggaagattagtgcgaagctaatcttcatcaacggaggtgcgaggtctccatctatccccacatcatcttctcttttcttccccatccaggtattttcttcaggttcttTATTCTCCCCATCACAGATCTTTGTCTTCTCCCAAACACAACCTTCTCATACTCATCCACAATCTAAACCCTAACCGAACTAAACCTATCCTCCCACGATACATTTGTGACCATACGGCCATATGGGTGAATCCCACCTACTccttttggtttcccaccatcattatatcaaaacccctttcttgCATCcctgaaaccctaaccctaaacctaaaattcctaatgttcctactttcccaaattacccaaactctaattttcaccataggttgtattaggtttcctattttgaaatagacttatatcatatgctaattggatgtccctacatccattagattctagttactttttatttaatgatcttgagttacgatgttggtagcttaggctaggattatgcacggttttcttttgattttcatgatatttgtgataatTATaacgatgtttgtgtttttttgttaaatattttaatttggctatttgatctcacatgttacttagttcatgcatcggtccttcATCACTTATGCATGAAAGCAGCATAAGTTACAATATAGTATGTGCAAACATGGCTTATACATAAAGCAGCATGATTTACAATatgatgtgtgcatgtgtgtgtgatgaGTTACTGCAGCAATCTGTATTCTTACCAGTTTGATCCTTGCTCAGGAGGAAAATTTCGACTGTAGAGAGGAAATTCGAAAAGGACGGCTGCTTTCAACCATGCAGGCAACTTCCCATACACAACTGGGGGCAAGGGAATGACGGGGCTGGAACACAACATCAATATCAGATAAACAAGATCCAGTTCCCAATTGTCAAGTCAAAACATCTGTGACAAAAAAGAATGGCATTAAAATGAGATTGACCTTGTTGTCTTTTTATACAGCTGATACTCTCGAACACTACCAAACTTTTTATCTGCTGATTCCTTTTTCCATGCATGCGTTGCAGCCACAAAACAAAAGGTTTCAGATAGCAGTAAATTTTGAAATGTAATAGAAGGCAAGGAGCAAGGCAAACCTCAAGCAATGGGATGCCGCTAACGAAAAGAAGCAAAAGAGTTAGGAAGATTGGTCCAAGAACTACAAGCCATTCAGCACCTTCTAGTACAGGTGTAGAAGCCACAAAGATTCCCCACCAGAGGAAGATCTATACACAGTGTAAATGAATataacattaattttttttttatgtcaaAATCTCATACCAATCTATGTTAGAACCCCAAAATCATAATCCGCTTGATTGTGGTAAACAAATTCCAGTTGGAAAGAATCATGAAAGCAAGAATATGGAGCATAACCACTAAAAGCAAAACTGAACAGATAAAGAGGAATAGGAATTATAGGGTCCTGCTCATCAGCAAACATTTAGTTTGCTAACATGCATGACCataaatgtgggtcccatggtttagTAATCCAGGACATTGATATGATATGCACCAATGTGGATGGGGAATGCACCCGTAATCTTCCATAAAAGACGATCCAGCCCTTCGATTGGTGTGCTTAAAATAGAAGGCTAAGATAGAAAAATATGGCAACTGACCACAttccacacaaaaaaaaaaaaaaaagaagcaaaaaatctAAGGAATAGGATCTTCAAATCTGAGTGTATCTCTAGAGAGCCCACATCCACCATGGGGTTGATTATGTCAAgtttatcaatggtttggagcAATTAATGGTTTTGCATAATCCAATTTTATATTTAAGAGGATCTCCATCAACATCAGCTCATGTttctccacaaaaaaaaaaaaaaaagggaaaaggaaaatttACTTTCTAATGACACCTAAAATATGTCACTGTTGATCGTTGCCACTTTTGATCTCCCAATGTAGGGAGTGTCTCCCAGTCCATCTTAGACAAGGAATTAAGAGCTTCCATCCGAATCTTGGTAGGAGACAAATTAGACCAGAGTCGTCCGTGAACAGACCCCAACCCCACAAATATGTGGACATGTGATGAGGAAGGGGCATGTAtgtgcccccccccccctctctctctctctctctctaaaataaGATATTTTGTATGAAGGAATCTAGGGTTTTAGGAGATATAATACTCCGCCACATGTTTTAGGGGAGATAATACTCCACCACCCTATAGACTTTGTGTGACCTACTGTAAAGGAAACTAGTTTACTCTGCCCAATTCATGCACCTCAACCACCCAAATCTCTCTATAATCCATGGTCACCATCCTCAGGCAATTCTCATGCCACCCCAAGGTATGGATCAAACAaatatattaaccatttgatgtcCATCAAGCATGATTAAAAACAAATCAacggtttttttaaaaaaaaagttgcgGTTAAAAAACCACGGTTAACCAATTGAAAACCTCAAAGGTGTCGCCCGGACTTTTAAAcaattgatggatggtccaaacctTTAAATCAACCACCTATTCATGTCTCAGGGGATTTTGACGGAGCTAGTGCAACCACAAGCCTATTCAAGTCTAGACATGATGAGTCTCCCAATCTTGATGCTTGTAACCGATCTTTGCCAATGCAAGTAACTAAAGGCCCCATATAAGGAATCATTCATGACACAATTTCACACTCACGTGATGTAGGGAAGAAGGCAAACCGACACCATGTCAGCCCCGATGGGCGAAGACTCGCTATCCTAACACAAGTCAGCCCTCTCACATGAGATGACCATCTAATCATATCATAGGTATACTTAAGAACCTGTATTGTTATGGCCAGATAAATGAGATACATGGACCACAACTCTCCCTTAGCTACCAAGCCATTGTATCCAATCTCGGGTGCCCAAGAGCATCAAAAGTTATACCTCTCAAACCCACACTACCATGTTTCATAAGAATCAATCAGGTCAAGAAATGCATAACATCATCAATCattgatgcagaacaattaaccacttgctctgaaagctcgaactattagaatatggcgaattaatccctttatctcataacccaggccgtacatctcatgggttaggaccttagcCGAACCcgcctcgtgggccccaaatcacatggataccgcctcacatgggtcgcccaccctaagtgtgtccccgcatcccacgggctaccccactcgagcccggtgtgaaatgcgaaTTAATCagccccggtgaggagtctcgaacacgagacctccctcgtgagccctgcccaccccgagtgtgcccctgcatcccacaggcgaccctaTTCGAGCCCGGTGTGGAAATGCCCCGGCATTAATCAcgcccggtgaggagtctcgaatacgagacctcccactccgataccaatttgatgcaggacaattaaccacttgctctaaaagctcgaactgttagagtatggcgaattaatccctttatctcatagcccatgccccacatctcatgggttaggacctcagctgaaccccctcgtgggccccaaatcacatgggtactgcctcacacgggccgccgaccccaagtgtgtccccgcatcccacaagctaccccactcgagcccggtgtgaaatgcgcattaatcacctccgatgaggagtctcgaacacgagaactctcccgtgggccccaaatcacatgggtcacccaccccgagtgtgcccctgcatcccacgggcgaccccactcgagcccaatgtgaaaatgcccctgcattaatcatggTCTAATAGAATTGATTTTTTTGGCCACAACGCCAACATGGAATCCTTCGTATCAGTAAACTATACATTAGCAGATGCactcaaggtgtcccgtatcggtatcggttagcgtaacggtgacctccaaaaccgatacggatacgggggcgtaacgacgatacaggggcgtaacggcccgtaacggggcaaaaaaaatttgccaaaaaaatatgaaaaaatatggattaaatccgaaatattctaaacattccaaatatgcattcatttataaattggaacatgtttatggtggtgtaacggtccactctttggtgagaagttgtatcggactgtctgatgaatttatgaaccagataacctgaatttgactacaaaattcatatatttaattttctaaatatctaatttatatacttaacaatttgatatcatttctcccaatagttcttttaaaaaaatgaaattaaattcacatagatcgcgttgccaatttggggctaacttggaggaccaatccatgccctaaatcagcctcaaattcatgcaatttatttgcattatcccacttgtgaattggtggacatttattggatagtgaatcatgaaaaaaataaaatcaaaaggccctattttaaaaaataagagtccacaaattaacaattaaaactattcaaacaatttgattttggcattttgagttagcgattacagtccataatttaattggtaaattttaagttaatacatgtctcatgtacaattttttaagggtccGAATTAGGtagactcggattgtgaagtgtagcacatgagtgtcaaagttttttggaccccactcgtgatgaatgtgttatatccacaccatccatccattttgccgaataattttagggcatgagcccaaaaatgaggcaaatccaaagctcaggtggaccgcacaataagaaacaacaataattaaacgaccaccattaaaaatttattggggctacaaaagttttagatcaagctgacatgtgtgttttcccttcatccacgtcagtgtgaccctattaataggttagatgggaaataaacatttacATGGacactaagaaatttttaatggtgagcattctataaccactgtttcctatgttgtggtccacctgagatttggatcttactaattttttgaatcataacctaaaattatgtggcaaaatggatggacggcatggataaaatacatacatcatggtggggcccacgtggcacATGTACATTTTATTAACTTTTGGGACGTGCTGCGTAACTCGTACGCAGTCCATttatttgacgtcagcaagtcctgtaggtcaaatcatgaggtatgtgttatatctaaaccgttcattcatttgacgagctcgtcttaaggcttgatatgaaaaataatacagatctaattatcaagtggaccacactgcaaaaagtagtgggggattgaacgtctaccatcgaaaccttttttgggatcacagaagtattggatcaacatgaaatttgtttttcctcttcattcaggtctttttgaccttattaacagatcggatggaaaataaatgttatggtggggctacgaattgtttaacggtgaaaatcattatctccgctgttatttttgctgtggtccagacgatcttaggatatgattcattttttggataatgctctaaaatgatatctaaaaatagattaacggtatagatataataaatacatcactgtggagcccatgtaactttgatctcctttgagccattcgtacaactcggagctcgaggagtgtcagcgctcgtcttagcgtgacacgtatctacagcagctatatagctggtgtgtagtacaccagccaaatCCCCTTCCGATTTTCTTTTTCCGATGCGAAatgaaaaagaagggagagagagggaaaccgaaaagagaaagagggaaagaagagagagagagagagagagagagagagagagagagagaggaggaggaggaggaggcccacagccgcagccgcagcaggccgagaagaagaagaggaagaagaagataaggagaaggagaaggagaaggagaaaagaaaggaaaaaaaaaaggtatgatttttttttccctttttttttcttatttcctttagcccgtaacagccgttacggggacGTTTTACAGTCACAAAATCCGGGGGGGGGGGtacccgtttcgaccccgtatcgcataACGGTGTCGGCCGTTACCATTATGTATCGGCCAATAtggccgtatcgtaacggatacgggacaccttggatgCACTAGACCCTATAATTCTCAAAAAGGAAAGCGGTCCATCAAAAATAATTCATGCTGCTTCTTCAACAACCAGTGTGATTTTAGCATCAAACTGTTGAAGACCAATATTGTGTGAATTGAACAACAAGAACTAAACCATGAAATATTGCATTTGTACTAGAGATGTCCCTCATGACCCTAGCTTGTGAAATGATCAGTAAAGCCAATAGCATGACACCAACAACACTAACAGTCAACAGGAAATACAGGTCAATAGCATGACATCAACAACACTAACAGTTAACAGGAAATACAGATCAACTAACCTCACCAAAATAGTTGGGATGGCGGGAGAATCTCCATAGTCCGACATTGCACCACTTCCCTCGGTTGGCCGAAGAGTTCTTGAATGCCAGCTTCTGCTGGTCTGCTGTTGCTTCAACTGACATGCCCATAGACCAAATAATCCATCCAACAATGTCTCCAGGTTTAATAGATGGATCTCTATCTCTAGAGTTAACAACTGTTATGGGCAAACTCACGGTCCATACCCAGACAGCCTGTCACAAATGAATTTGATGATGGCAATagtaacaagaaaaaaaaaaaaaagaattgcaaACAACTTTTGGCCATCAATAATGACATGCATTTTCAGCATTAGGCATGTCCTGATAAATCGCCAAGACCAATTAAAACAACTTTCGTTGACAAAAGTAGAGCAAAAATAAGAACCTGGAATGTCCAGAAAACAGCTAGCTTTCCCAAATTACTGCGCATTTCATCAAAGCGGCGGTCCTCCCCCCACTGCAAAATCCTGTTCATAACAAGGCTTAGGAATCAAGACCTATTATGCCAAATATGAAATAAGACCTCAGAGTAAAGTTGAATCTGCTAATTCCTTTCAAGTGGGCATGAACTGTTTTAGGTGAAGGTGAAGTAGATTGCATATATGATACATTgtcatgggaaaaaaaaaaaattatatataatgatAACTGCTACTATCAGGGTGCAGAAACAGCttattcaaaataataataataataaaatcatacaATGATCATTTCATGAATGTCAACCTTCATGCATGTTGATTTCTATCACAGAACGTACCTGGTTTAAGAAATTGAAATCAACAAACAAGAGAGCCGATGGATTCTTGATGTTTTAACTCAGTGACCAGCCAACTTTTGAAAAGTCAGTTTAACTTAACAATTTTATAAAGAAGTGgatttatttaaaatcaatttaacttACCAATTAATTAGAAAAACAACATAACATATCctcaaactagaaaaataaataataaggaACACTGGTTTAAAAGAGTCTTGCATTGGTCTTGTTCCATGTCTCTAGGGAAGCTAATAACATTCC is a genomic window of Magnolia sinica isolate HGM2019 chromosome 15, MsV1, whole genome shotgun sequence containing:
- the LOC131228190 gene encoding uncharacterized protein LOC131228190 isoform X3; the protein is MRILQWGEDRRFDEMRSNLGKLAVFWTFQAVWVWTVSLPITVVNSRDRDPSIKPGDIVGWIIWSMGMSVEATADQQKLAFKNSSANRGKWCNVGLWRFSRHPNYFGEIFLWWGIFVASTPVLEGAEWLVVLGPIFLTLLLLFVSGIPLLEESADKKFGSVREYQLYKKTTSPVIPLPPVVYGKLPAWLKAAVLFEFPLYSRNFPPEQGSNWYRKAGEKVASD
- the LOC131228190 gene encoding uncharacterized protein LOC131228190 isoform X1, which translates into the protein MVAVLDSHYLAITALVTVGYQFMFFVITALLRFDKVTDFAGSTNFIILAVLTLILKGTWHFRQVVLTLLVVVWGLRLGLFLLMRILQWGEDRRFDEMRSNLGKLAVFWTFQAVWVWTVSLPITVVNSRDRDPSIKPGDIVGWIIWSMGMSVEATADQQKLAFKNSSANRGKWCNVGLWRFSRHPNYFGEIFLWWGIFVASTPVLEGAEWLVVLGPIFLTLLLLFVSGIPLLEESADKKFGSVREYQLYKKTTSPVIPLPPVVYGKLPAWLKAAVLFEFPLYSRNFPPEQGSNWYRKAGEKVASD
- the LOC131228190 gene encoding uncharacterized protein LOC131228190 isoform X2; translated protein: MVAVLDSHYLAITALVTVGYQFMFFVITALLRFDKVTDFAGSTNFIILAVLTLILKGTWHFRQVVLTLLVVVWGLRLGLFLLMRILQWGEDRRFDEMRSNLGKLAVFWTFQAVWVWTVSLPITVVNSRDRDPSIKPGDIVGWIIWSMGMSVEATADQQKLAFKNSSANRGKWCNVGLWRFSRHPNYFGEIFLWWGIFVASTPVLEGAEWLVVLGPIFLTLLLLFVSGIPLLEESADKKFGSVREYQLYKKTTSPVIPLPPVVYGKLPAWLKAAVLFEFPLYSRNFPPEQGSN